In Amphiura filiformis chromosome 2, Afil_fr2py, whole genome shotgun sequence, one DNA window encodes the following:
- the LOC140146086 gene encoding ficolin-2-like, with protein sequence MQIWCDMETDGGGWAVFQRRVDGSEDFYRYWADYKAGFGNLAVEYWLGNDKIYALVNNGKTYQLRLDLNDGSEWAYDLYASFVISDEATDYTLTLGAYIGGGAGDSFTYHDGQAFTTRDEDNDANGGNCAVTYKGAWWYENCHNANLNGLYLNGPHSTFAIGVNYYSWKGHYYSLAATEMKVRPASP encoded by the exons ATGCAAATATGGTGCGACATGGAAACAGATGGGGGAGGATGGGCT GTGTTCCAGAGACGTGTTGATGGTTCAGAAGACTTTTACCGTTACTGGGCGGATTATAAGGCTGGATTTGGTAACCTTGCAGTAGAATACTGGCTTGGCAATGATAAAATCTATGCTCTAGTTAACAATGGCAAAACATACCAGTTGAGGTTAGACTTAAATGACGGCTCTGAGTGGGCGTATGACTTGTATGCGTCATTTGTCATCAGTGACGAGGCGACTGATTACACATTGACGCTTGGAGCATATATTGGCGGAGGAG CGGGCGATTCATTTACTTATCATGATGGCCAGGCATTTACAACACGTGACGAGGATAATGACGCTAATGGGGGTAATTGTGCCGTCACATACAAAGGTGCTTGGTGGTACGAGAACTGTCATAATGCCAACCTGAATGGCCTCTATCTTAATGGACCTCATTCTACTTTTGCTATTGGTGTTAACTATTACTCATGGAAGGGTCACTATTATTCTTTAGCTGCAACGGAGATGAAGGTGCGCCCCGCATCTCCTTAA